The following coding sequences are from one Gossypium raimondii isolate GPD5lz chromosome 4, ASM2569854v1, whole genome shotgun sequence window:
- the LOC105766572 gene encoding protein virilizer homolog — MGRPEPCVLFSQTFVHTHLDEYVDEVLFAEPVVITACEFLEQNASSASQAVSLVGATSPPSFALEVFVQSEGEARFRRLCQPFLYSHSSSNVLEVEAVVTNHLVVRGSYRSLSLVIYGNTAEDLGQFNIEFDDSSLTNLVSSADGKLEDLPLPLCAFNRTFEESLSSLNVLSLPVVTLDLSVEVKQLLQQMLKILELPNLGHEVHEVVHTLALAAASFVTFDLDSNAINQKHLTSGRNKDFKELNHGISEARRELLELYETLQRKSMNESSESLTECIFMESDADLASSKQLVEMLSPCFHFNRSSSSFGHGQLPESNNVILGLNVALFLCSAKESCFHFVNCGGMDQLAYLFDHQMQNSITITLLLLGVIEQATRHSVGCEGFLGWWPREDENIPSGTSDGYSYLLKLLLQKPRHDVASLATYILHRLRFYEVISRYESEILSILGGLSATTKGTNVASNKLRGVGSLLKKLLHLVISHGPIEDPSPVAHASRYFILGQTDGLVSYKATSGLIASSNCCFSDWEIDLHLLALLKDRGFLPLSAALLSTTILHSEAADVVDTSLEIVSSIGSIILSLLFCRSGLVFLLHQPDLTATLIHALKGADAMNKEECVPLRYASVLISKGFTCSPQEVGIIVETHLRVVNAIDCLLSATPQSEEFLWVLWELCGLARSDCGRQALLAMSFFSEVLSVLIEALHSVKESEPVIKNSGASPLNLAILHSAAEIVEVIVTDSTATSLSSWIGHAMELHKALHSSSPGSNRKDAPTRLLEWIDAGLVYHKNGAVGLLRYAAVLASGGDAHLTSTNILVSDLTDVVDNIVGESSNASDINVMENLGSIISMKSFEGVNLRDSSIAQLTTAFRILAFISENPTVAAALYDEGAITVIYVVLVNCSYMLERSSNSYDYLVDEGTECNSTSDLLLERNREQCLVDLLIPSLVLLITLLQRLQEAKEQHKNTKLMNALLRLHREVSPKLAACAADLSSPYPDSALGFEAVCHLSVSALAYWPVYGWSPGLFHTILASVQTTSSLALGPKETCSLLCLLNDLFPEESIWCWKNGMPLLSALRSLAIGTLLGPHKERQVDWYLECGHLEKLFNQLTPHLDRIAQIIQHYAISALVVIQDMLRVFIIRIACQKAEQASKLLRPILSWIHDHTSDLSSLSDTEAYKVYRCLDFLASLLEHPYAKVLLVGEGFPQILTRVLESCFDATDSDGRQASDCRDFAKYGFALISLCIPVFKSISLLCSSLMFPQYDERHEMHKFDSLSPKDCSIFINQLLKFCQVLPVGKELVSCLTAFRDMGSCTEGRNALLSALLYSSSSTHDELESERGNEKNVNFHFLNESEWRKSPPLLCCWIKLLKSIDSKDHLPPYTLEAANVLALGTLGFCMGGNSWNMNSVVALKFLFGLPDDTTGIGGFPEDNIKYIQEFSTLLSSRIDNDEDYQTSSDIHISMHQVSESVKSLLLLFQNLTAAIEVDDAILYGSLSFPQNNVQVPSGIQHFGQGLDGKADDSLYSGGFEDRFSWELPETLPGRLLQTALPTRRKLQAADSANRSARGDNSVAEITNPTAFQRGLGPSTASSGTTRRDSFRQRKPNTSRPPSMHVDDYVARERSVDGVSNSNVIAVPRVGSSGGRPPSIHVDEFMARQRERQNPAASGTETAAQSKNAAPINGPDNEKVNKSKQLKSDLDDDLQGIDIVFDGEESETDDKLPFPQPDDNLQQPAPVIFEQSSPQSVVEETESDVNGSSQFSHMATPLASNADENAQSEFSSRMSVSRPEMSLTREPSVSSDKKFFEQSDDSKNAVSIKNSSGFDSASGTNSSGFSAPIYSNTPATSVQLPLDSRITPQNFYPKSSAQYAGNIPVAAGSRGMYEQKVLPNQPPLPPMPPPPTILPVQSDYLSSVSGSPSLLQSSIPVSDSKFMRTSMPSPSGTTRPPPPLPSTPPPFASSPYNLASLNTSASQPALYNQSVMGKTELPQGSIGPTIDARLPTSAAGLASYPPPPLMQSLVFNRPPSIPVTPYGTSPALHQGENHPPSILQNPSIPQSSMQTIHSLNQLQKLQRPLQPTQHLRPSMQSSQQLEQVVSSQTPVQMQIQSLPMMHQAHISPVNPYYLPQQPEFSAAQQQMQVELAQQQAPPQTGGTSQQQDSGMSLHEYFQSPEAIQSLLRDREKLCQLLEQHPKLMQMLQEKLGQL, encoded by the exons ATGGGTCGACCCGAGCCCTGCGTTCTGTTTTCTCAGACTTTCGTTCACACTCACTTGGACGAATACGTCGACGAG GTATTGTTTGCTGAACCAGTTGTTATAACTGCGTGTGAGTTCCTTGAACAGAATGCGTCCTCAGCTTCTCAAGCTGTATCGCTTGTTGG GGCCACTTCACCCCCTTCATTTGCTTTGGAGGTGTTTGTTCAGAGTGAGGGAGAGGCAAGATTTAGGCGCCTCTGTCAGCCTTTTCTATATTCTCATTCTTCATCAAATGTGCTTGAAGTTGAG GCAGTTGTAACCAACCATCTAGTTGTAAGAGGTAGCTACCGGAGTTTAAGTTTGGTCATATATGGAAATACAGCAGAGGATTTGGGGCAGTTCAACATTGAATTTGATGATAGCTCTCTAACTAATCTTGTTAGCTCTGCTGACGGAAAGCTTGAAGACCTACCTCTTCCCTTATGCGCGTTTAATCGGACATTTGAGGAATCATTATCTTCTTTAAATGTTTTATCTTTACCAGTAGTCACACTAGATTTGTCAGTAGAGGTTAAGCAATTACTGCAgcaaatgttgaaaattttggaattgcCAAACCTTGGTCACGAAGTACATGAAGTTGTTCATACTCTAGCATTAGCAGCTGCTTCATTTGTAACCTTTGACTTAGATTCTAATGCAATCAATCAGAAGCATCTTACATCAGGAAGAAACAAAGATTTTAAGGAGTTGAACCATGGTATAAGTGAGGCCAGGAGAGAGCTGCTTGAGCTCTATGAGACTCTTCAACGTAAATCCATGAACGAGTCCTCTGAATCATTGACAGAATGTATCTTTATGGAGTCTGATGCTGATTTGGCTTCTTCCAAACAGTTGGTGGAAATGCTGTCACCATGTTTTCATTTCAATAGGAGCTCCTCTAGTTTTGGGCATGGCCAGCTACCAGAG AGTAATAATGTCATCTTGGGGTTGAATGTGGCTCTTTTCTTGTGCTCCGCTAAGGAGAGCTGCTTTCACTTTGTCAACTGTGGGGGAATGGATCAGCTTGCATATCTTTTTGATCACCAGATGCAGAACTCGATTACCATTACATTGTTGCTACTTGGAGTTATTGAGCAGGCTACTCGACATTCTGTTGgatgtgagggatttcttggtTGGTGGCCTCGTGAGGATGAAAATATCCCTTCTGGCACTAGTGATGGTTACAGTTACTTGCTGAAGTTGTTGCTGCAAAAACCACGACATGATGTTGCTTCTCTAGCAACTTATATCCTTCATCGACTAAGATTTTATGAAGTTATTTCGAGATACGAG TCTGAAATCTTATCCATACTGGGTGGCCTTTCTGCTACTACTAAAGGGACAAATGTTGCTTCAAACAAGCTCAGAGGTGTTGGATCACTACTTAAAAAGCTTCTG CATTTGGTAATTTCACATGGCCCAATTGAAGATCCATCTCCAGTGGCCCATGCAAGCAGATATTTTATTCTTGGTCAAACTGATGGATTAGTATCGTATAAAGCAACCAGTGGGTTGATTGCTTCTTCAAATTGTTGCTTCTCAGATTGGGAAATTGACTTGCATTTGCTGGCACTACTTAAG GATCGAGGATTTCTTCCTTTATCAGCTGCGCTGTTGTCAACTACTATTTTGCATTCTGAAGCTGCGGATGTTGTGGACACTTCTTTGGAGATTGTGTCATCCATTGGATCCATAATTCTCTCCCTACTGTTTTGTCGCTCAG GCTTAGTTTTTCTCCTACATCAGCCTGACCTTACTGCTACACTAATTCATGCCCTGAAGGGTGCTGATGCTATGAACAAGGAAGAGTGTGTTCCTCTTCGGTATGCTTCTGTTTTAATATCTAAAGGATTTACTTGCAGTCCACAGGAAGTTGGAATCATTGTTGAGACACATTTGAGGGTG GTTAATGCCATAGATTGTTTGCTTTCAGCAACTCCACAGTCTGAAGAATTTTTATGGGTATTGTGGGAGCTTTGTGGTCTTGCTAG GTCTGATTGTGGACGCCAAGCTTTATTGGCCATGAGTTTTTTTTCGGAG GTGCTTTCAGTTTTGATTGAAGCTTTGCATTCTGTCAAGGAATCAGAGCCTGTCATCAAGAATAGTG GTGCTTCACCTCTTAATCTTGCAATTTTACACTCAGCTGCTGAGATTGTTGAAGTCATTGTTACTGATTCAACTGCAACGTCTCTTTCCTCTTGGATTGGACATGCTATGGAACTTCATAAAGCTTTACATTCTTCTTCCCCTGGGTCCAATAGGAAAGATGCTCCTACACGGCTATTGGAGTGGATTGATGCTGGTTTAGTTTATCATAAAAATGGTGCTGTTGGTCTTCTAAGATATGCTGCTGTTTTGGCTTCTGGAGGAGATGCTCACCTTACCTCAACCAACATTCTAGTTTCTGATTTAACAGATGTTGTTGATAATATTGTTGGAGAATCTTCTAATGCTTCTGACATTAATGTGATGGAGAATCTTGGAAGCATTATCTCTATGAAGTCCTTTGAGGGTGTTAACCTCCGTGACTCTTCTATAGCCCAGCTGACAACTGCATTTCgaattttggcattcatttcagAGAATCCA ACTGTTGCTGCTGCTTTATATGATGAAGGTGCCATCACAGTTATCTATGTGGTTCTTGTCAATTGTAGCTACATGCTTGAGAGGTCCTCAAACAGTTATG ATTATCTTGTTGACGAGGGTACTGAATGCAATTCTACATCTGATTTATTGCTGGAACGCAATCGTGAACAGTGCTTAGTTGATCTTTTGATTCCGTCACTTGTGTTGCTGATCACACTTTTGCAGAGATTACAG GAAGCTAAGGAACAGCACAAGAATACGAAACTGATGAATGCATTGTTACGATTGCATCGAGAAGTGAG CCCAAAGCTTGCAGCTTGTGCAGCTGATTTATCTTCTCCCTATCCTGATTCTGCACTTGGTTTTGAAGCTGTCTGCCATCTTTCTGTGTCAGCTCTTGCTTATTGGCCAGTATATGGTTGGAGTCCTGGCCTCTTCCACACTATTCTTGCCAGTGTTCAAACTACTTCATCACTGGCCTTGGGTCCAAAAGAGACCTGCAGTTTACTTTGTCTTTTG AATGATCTATTTCCTGAAGAAAGTATCTGGTGTTGGAAGAATGGAATGCCCTTGTTGAGTGCCCTTAGGTCACTGGCTATAGGGACTTTACTGGGACCTCATAAGGAGAGACAGGTTGATTGGTATCTAGAGTGTGGTCACCTTGAGAAGTTGTTCAACCAATTGACACCACACCTTGACAGAATTGCACAGATTATCCAACATTATGCCATCTCC GCATTGGTAGTCATACAAGACATGCTTCGAGTTTTTATAATTCGCATTGCTTGCCAAAAAGCTGAACAGGCTTCTAAACTTCTGCGGCCTATATTGTCATGGATACATGATCATACCTCTGACTTATCATCTTTATCTGACACAGAGGCTTACAAG GTTTATAGATGCCTTGATTTTCTCGCTAGCTTACTGGAGCATCCATATGCCAAG GTGCTTTTGGTAGGCGAGGGTTTTCCTCAGATTCTAACAAGAGTGTTGGAGAGTTGTTTTGATGCTACAGATTCAGACGGGAGGCAGGCTTCAGATTGTAGGGATTTTGCTAAATATGGGTTTGCTTTGATTAGTTTGTGCATCCCAGTTTTTAAGTCTATCTCACTACTATGCAGTTCTCTAATGTTCCCCCAATATGATGAGAGACATGAAAT GCACAAATTTGACAGTTTGAGCCCCAAAGATTGTTCGATATTTATAAATCAACTCTTGAAGTTTTGCCAG GTCCTACCAGTTGGAAAAGAATTAGTGTCTTGCCTGACAGCTTTTAGAGACATGGGTTCTTGCACAGAAGGGCGTAATGCTTTGCTGTCTGCTTTGCTATATAGCAGCAGTTCTACTCATGATGAACTTGAATCAGAGAGAGGAAATGAAAAGAATGTGAATTTTCATTTCCTTAATGAATCTGAATGGAGAAAGTCTCCCCCATTGTTATGTTGCtggataaaattattgaaatccATTGATTCAAAAGATCATTTACCACCTTATACACTTGAAGCTGCTAATGTGTTGGCTTTAGGTACTTTGGGCTTTTGCATGGGTGGGAATAG TTGGAACATGAATTCTGTTGTAGCATTGAAATTCCTCTTTGGGCTTCCTGATGATACGACTGGGATAGGTGGCTTCCCAGAAgacaacataaaatatattcagGAATTTTCTACCCTGTTAAGTTCAAGGATTGATAATGATGAGGACTATCAAACTTCATCCGATATTCATATCTCCATGCATCAG GTTTCAGAGTCTGTGAAGTCATTGTTGTTACTCTTCCAAAACTTGACTGCTGCTATTGAGGTGGATGATGCTATTCTCTATGGAAGTCTTTCTTTTCCACAAAACAATGTTCAAGTTCCTTCTGGAATTCAGCACTTTGGACAAGGGCTTGACGGAAAGGCAGATGACAGCCTTTACTCGGGAGGATTTGAAGACAGGTTTTCATGGGAATTGCCTGAAACATTACCTGGTAGATTGTTACAGACAGCTCTTCCTACAAGAAGGAAACTGCAAGCAGCTGACAGTGCAAATAGGAGTGCCAGAGGAGACAACTCTGTGGCTGAGATAACAAATCCAACTGCATTTCAACGGGGATTGGGTCCATCTACAGCCTCTTCTGGTACTACTCGAAGGGATAGCTTTCGACAGCGGAAACCGAATACGAGCAGGCCTCCATCAATGCATGTGGATGATTATGTTGCACGAGAAAGGAGTGTTGATGGTGTTTCTAATTCTAATGTAATAGCTGTTCCGCGAGTAGGATCTTCTGGGGGTAGACCTCCTTCAATTCATGTCGATGAATTTATGGCTAGACAGAGGGAGCGTCAAAATCCTGCTGCATCAGGGACTGAGACTGCTGCACAATCTAAGAATGCAGCTCCTATAAATGGCCCAGATAATGAAAAAGTAAACAAGTCTAAGCAGCTGAAGTCTGATCTCGATGACGATCTTCAAGGAATTGATATAGTGTTTGATGGTGAGGAATCTGAAACAGATGATAAGTTGCCGTTTCCGCAGCCTGATGATAATCTGCAGCAGCCTGCTCCTGTAATTTTTGAGCAAAGTTCTCCGCAGTCTGTTGTTGAAGAGACTGAAAGTGATGTTAATGGAAGTAGTCAATTTTCTCACATGGCTACACCTTTAGCATCTAATGCTGATGAGAATGCCCAAAGTGAGTTTTCTTCAAGAATGTCAGTTTCACGTCCTGAAATGTCTTTAACTCGAGAACCTAGTGTTTCTTCAGATAAGAAATTTTTTGAGCAATCTGACGACTCAAAGAATGCTGTTTCAATTAAGAACTCTAGTGGGTTTGATTCTGCATCTGGGACAAATAGTTCAGGATTCTCTGcccctatttatagtaataCACCTGCAACATCAGTGCAGTTGCCACTGGATTCAAGAATAACTCCACAAAACTTCTATCCAAAGAGCAGTGCACAGTATGCTGGTAACATTCCTGTGGCAGCTGGATCTCGAGGAATGTATGAGCAGAAAGTTCTGCCAAATCAACCACCTTTACCCCCAATGCCTCCCCCACCAACAATTTTGCCA GTCCAATCCGATTATTTATCTTCAGTTAGTGGCAGTCCTTCCCTGTTGCAATCTTCCATTCCCGTGTCAGATTCCAAGTTTATGAGAACTTCTATGCCTTCGCCTAGTGGAACTACTAGGCCTCCACCACCCCTTCCTTCAACACCGCCTCCATTTGCATCTAGCCCATATAATTTAGCTTCCTTAAATACTTCTGCTTCCCAACCAGCACTGTACAATCAGTCTGTTATGGGTAAAACCGAACTTCCTCAGGGTTCTATTGGACCTACTATTGATGCTCGTCTTCCTACTTCAGCTGCTGGCTTGGCTTCATATCCACCTCCACCATTGATGCAATCTTTAGTTTTTAATAGGCCTCCTTCGATCCCTGTTACACCTTATGGAACCTCTCCTGCACTGCATCAGGGTGAGAACCACCCTCCTAGCATCTTGCAAAACCCCTCAATACCTCAGTCTTCTATGCAAACAATCCATTCTCTTAATCAGCTGCAGAAGCTTCAACGTCCATTGCAGCCAACTCAACATCTTAGGCCATCCATGCAATCATCACAGCAGTTGGAGCAAGTTGTGTCTTCGCAAACCCCTGTTCAGATGCAAATACAGTCATTACCGATGATGCATCAAGCTCATATCTCTCCTGTTAATCCTTATTATCTGCCCCAACAGCCTGAATTTTCAGCAGCGCAACAACAGATGCAAGTTGAGCTTGCTCAACAACAAGCACCACCACAAACTGGTGGTACGTCACAGCAACAAGATTCTGGAATGTCCTTACATGAGTACTTCCAGTCTCCAGAAGCTATTCAG TCTTTGTTGAGAGATCGAGAGAAACTTTGCCAGCTATTGGAGCAGCATCCGAAGTTAATGCAGATGCTTCAG GAAAAGTTGGGTCAGCTGTAG